In Mycolicibacterium lutetiense, the sequence GCCTGCGGACCGCCCTGGGACTGGCCGTCGCGGTGGCCGTCACGCATCTGTTCCCGGTGCAGCACGGATTCTGGGTGGTGCTGGGCGCGATGTCGGTGCTCCGCAGCAGCGCCCTGACCACCGGGACACGCGTGCTGCGGGCGGTGGCCGGCACCGCGATCGGGTTCGTGCTGGGCGCGGTGCTCATCGAGTTCGTCGGGGTGGACCCCGTGATCTTGTGGATCCTGTTGCCGCTCGTGGCATTCGGCTCGGCGTACGTGCCCGAGGTCGGCTCGTTCATCGCCGGGCAGGCCGCCTTCACCATGATGGTGCTGATCAACTTCAACCTGATCGTGCCGACCGGTTGGCGGGTGGGGCTGATCCGGGTCGAGGATGTCGTGCTCGGCGCACTGGTGGGGATTGTGATGTCACTGCTGTTGTGGCCGCGGGGTGCGACGGCGTCGGTGTCGAAGGCCATCGATCAGGCCCGCGGAGTGGGCGCACAGTTCCTCAACGCGGCTGTGCTGCGGGTGACCCGCGGCGCCTCCGAGGAGGCCACGGACCGCGTCATCGCCCTGAGTCACGACGGACTTTCGGCCTCGCGAACCCTCGATGATGCTGTCCGTCAATATCTTTCGGAAAACGGTGGGCCGACCGACCAACGTGCACCGGTGGTGCGCGCGGCCAACCGGGCCAACCGGGTGCGGGCCGCCGCCGAGCTGATCGCCGACGTCGTACCGCCGCCGCTGGGTGTCTACCCCAGCACCCGGGCGGTGATCGAGGAGCACGCCGGGGCCATCTGCGCCCGGCTCACCGGTGCCGACACCACTTCGGTGTTGGTGCCGATCGGGGAGAGTTTCGTGATGTCGTTGCGGGCCGAGGCAGGTGGAACCGACCTGGCCGTCTCCGCGGCCCTGCCGTTGGTGACGGCCGCCGCACACCTCGGCGAGCTGGAGTTGCTCTACCCCCAGCCCGCCGAATCGGTCGGTTAGCCCCCGATCAGTTCAGGGGACGGTGCGGCATCAGCGCATTCGGCGGGATCTGGCCGAACTTGCCCGCCTGGTAATCCTCCAGCGCCTGGATGAGCTCGGACTTCGAGTTCATCACGAACGGGCCGTAGTGGAAGACCGGCTCCCGAATCGGCTGGCCGCCCAGCAACAGAACCTCCATCGCGGGCCGGTGCGATTCCTGAGTTCCCTCGGCCGACACCGTGATCCGGTCACCGGGGCCGAGCACCGCGAGCTGTCCCTGATGGATCGGGTGGCCCAACGGTCCGACGCTGCCGCGTCCGCTCAGTACGTACACCAGTGCGTTGAAGTCGCGGTTCCACGGCAGGTTGAGCTGCGCGCCCGGTTCGATCGTGGCGTGCGCCAAGGTGATCGGGGTGTGCGTCGTTCCAGGACCGCGTCCTGGTCCGTCTTCGCTCTCGACCTCGCCGGCGATGATCCGGACCAAGGCTCCGCCGTCTTGCGAGGACAGCAGCTTGGCGTCGGGGCCCTCGATGGCCTGATAGCGCGGGGTGGCGAACTTGTCCTTCTTGGGCAGGTTCACCCACAGCTGGACACCGTGGAAGGTGCCACCGCTTTCGACCAGTTCGGCCGGCGGGGTCTCGATGTGCAGGATGCCCGATCCGGCGGTCATCCACTGAGTGGCGCCGTCGGTGATCAGGCCACCACCACCATGCGAATCCTGGTGGGCGAAGCGGCCGTCGATCATGTAGGTGACGGTCTCGAATCCGCGGTGCGGGTGCCAATCGGTACCCCGCGGTTCGCCGGGCTGGTATTCCACCTCACCCATCTGATCCATGTGGACGAACGGGTCGAGGTCGGCGTCGCTCACTCCGGCGAATGCGCGCACGACGGGGAATCCCTCACCCTCGAATCCACGGGGGCCGCTCGTGATGGAGCGGACCGGGCGCTCGGTGTCCGACGCCTGAGCTGCCGCGATGCGGGGCAAGGTCAAGGTGTCTGCGGTAATAGCTGGCATCTCCCACCTCCTGGGTATGTCGATCTGATACCCGCTATAACCGGACTGCGGTCCGATTATTCCCGTGGGGTGTGCTCACCGTCAGAGGCGGGCCAGCGCAGCCTCGCGGGCCTCCGCAGCTGTCGCCGTGCCGAGCACCGCCTCGGCGGCGGCGCGGCACTGCTCCAACGTCACCTGCGCGAGCTTCGCGCCCACTGCGGAGGCGGCCGCCGGCGCCATCGACAACGACGTCACCCCGAGTCCGACCAGCACCGCGGCCAGCAGCGGATCGGCGGCCGCCTCGCCACACACCCCGACCGGCTTGCCCACCGCCGCCCCGGCCCGGGCCGCCATCTCCACCAGCACCAGCACCGCCGGCTGCCACGGATCGGTGAGGGCGGCCAGGTCAGCCGACATCCGATCGGCGGCCATCGTGTACTGCGCGAGGTCGTTGGTGCCGATCGACAGGAAGTCGACGTGTTCCAGGATCTTGTCGGCCAAGAGCGCCGCGGCCGGCACCTCGATCATTACGCCAGGGGTGAGTCCGTGCGAACGTGCTTTGGCGGCAAAGCTTTTCGCCTCGGCAGCGGTGGCGATCATGGGGGCCATCACCCATGGCGGGTTGCCGGTTGTCTCGGCAGCCGCGCCGATCGATTCGAGTTGGCGGTCCAGCAGGCCGGGATTGCCCTCGGCGATGCGGATACCACGCACGCCGAGTGCCGGGTTGGCCTCGTCGGGGTGGCCCGCGAACTTCAGCGGCTTGTCCGAGCCCGCATCGAGGGTGCGCACCACCACCACCTTGGCGCCGGCGAACGCGTCGAGCACCTCGCCGTAGATCTTGGCCTGTTCCTCGACGGTCGGCTCGATGTCGCGGTCGAGAAAGCACAGCTCGGTGCGGAACAGCCCGACGCCCTCAGCTGGGGTGTCGCGGGCAGCTCTGGCGGCCGCACCGTCCTGCACGTTGGCCAGGATCGCGACGGCGTGACCGTCTGCCGTCGCACCCGGGCCGGTCCACCGCCGGGCAGCGAGAGCGTCTTTTTGGGCGGCAGCCATGGCGTCCGCGGCGGCCGAGGCGTCGGGGTCGGCGGTCAGGGTGCCCGCGGTGCCGTCGAGCAGAACCATGGCGCCGGCGGCGACGGCGCCGAGCCCACTGATCGCCACGACGCACGGGATGCCGAGCTGGCGCGCGATGATCGCGGTGTGGCTCGTCGGCCCGCCCAGCGTGGTGGCCAGACCGACGACTAACTGCGGGTCCAGGCCTGCGGTATCGGCCGGCGCCAAGTCCTCGGCACACAAGATCGACGGGACTTCCGGTAGCGGCACACCCGGTTCGGGCAGTCCGGACAGTTCGGCGATGACCCGGTCGCGGATATCGCGTAGGTCGGTGACACGCTCGGCCATCAGCCCGCCGAGCTGCGTGAACAGGTCCACGAACTGATCGACGGCCTCGGTCACGGCGCGAACCGCCGGGGTACCCGCGGCGATGCGTTTGTCGGCGGCCCCCAGCCAGGCCCGGTCCTGGGCCAGCGTCGCGGTGGCGGCCAGGACTTCCGAGGCGGCACCCGTGGCGTGGGCGGCCCGGTCCCTGAGCCGGGTGGCGACTGCCGTCACCGCCGCCGCGAACCGCCCCGCCTCGGCCGGCCGGTCTGCCTCGTCGGTATCGCCGGCAGGAACCTGAATCTCCGGAAGCGTGCTGACCCGGATCACGGGTGCGTACTGCACACCCGGAACCACCGGAACCCCGCGCAGAACAACCGGCGGCGTGGCCGGAGTTGTCGAGGTCATACGGCACAGGTTACAAATGCGATTGCCGTGCCCGCAGCAATCGGCGCCGCCGTTTCAAGGAGAGATATATGCCCAGCAGGACTGTCGCTGTCGGCTCGGCC encodes:
- the ptsP gene encoding phosphoenolpyruvate--protein phosphotransferase; the protein is MTSTTPATPPVVLRGVPVVPGVQYAPVIRVSTLPEIQVPAGDTDEADRPAEAGRFAAAVTAVATRLRDRAAHATGAASEVLAATATLAQDRAWLGAADKRIAAGTPAVRAVTEAVDQFVDLFTQLGGLMAERVTDLRDIRDRVIAELSGLPEPGVPLPEVPSILCAEDLAPADTAGLDPQLVVGLATTLGGPTSHTAIIARQLGIPCVVAISGLGAVAAGAMVLLDGTAGTLTADPDASAAADAMAAAQKDALAARRWTGPGATADGHAVAILANVQDGAAARAARDTPAEGVGLFRTELCFLDRDIEPTVEEQAKIYGEVLDAFAGAKVVVVRTLDAGSDKPLKFAGHPDEANPALGVRGIRIAEGNPGLLDRQLESIGAAAETTGNPPWVMAPMIATAAEAKSFAAKARSHGLTPGVMIEVPAAALLADKILEHVDFLSIGTNDLAQYTMAADRMSADLAALTDPWQPAVLVLVEMAARAGAAVGKPVGVCGEAAADPLLAAVLVGLGVTSLSMAPAAASAVGAKLAQVTLEQCRAAAEAVLGTATAAEAREAALARL
- a CDS encoding pirin family protein translates to MPAITADTLTLPRIAAAQASDTERPVRSITSGPRGFEGEGFPVVRAFAGVSDADLDPFVHMDQMGEVEYQPGEPRGTDWHPHRGFETVTYMIDGRFAHQDSHGGGGLITDGATQWMTAGSGILHIETPPAELVESGGTFHGVQLWVNLPKKDKFATPRYQAIEGPDAKLLSSQDGGALVRIIAGEVESEDGPGRGPGTTHTPITLAHATIEPGAQLNLPWNRDFNALVYVLSGRGSVGPLGHPIHQGQLAVLGPGDRITVSAEGTQESHRPAMEVLLLGGQPIREPVFHYGPFVMNSKSELIQALEDYQAGKFGQIPPNALMPHRPLN